The Belonocnema kinseyi isolate 2016_QV_RU_SX_M_011 chromosome 2, B_treatae_v1, whole genome shotgun sequence nucleotide sequence ACTTGCGGTTTATAAGAAAACACGTTTTTCATTATATGCTTTTCGATAatataaattactataaaatattttataaatataatttaaaaaattaaagaattgcatgattatgcaactaaaatttatatttaatttttatcaattaaatttagtataaagTTTATTTGAACCCTCCCAAAGTTGAGTAGATTGAAATAATGAGTGAACAGTTCCGAAATTAATAAGTGTAAATTTCCATTCTTTCACTTTCATCATTGAATCACTAGAGCTATGATTAATAACAATGACACTTGTGCAATGGAATACTTcgtaaaatcataaatttggtAATATCTACGTATCTCTTATATTCGAAGGTTATAAACATGTGTCTTTTGACATTCATATCTAAACATCCGGCGACTTCATCATTacactgaaatcttttttctcttcacaaatgcaattttttttattttaatagataaatttttattgcagaaaaatacattgaagtttttctttagaaaaaaaaattgaaacttaggAAAACTACACTcacggaaattttaataaaagaaaatttttttttatactttttcacaaataattttttacactttttacagtttcaaaaagttgttaaaacagagccttaaaatgaaaattcgccCTACTGATAACAGATGGCGCAATCTGTTTCgtttattgaatttttccaactttATGAAATGCTTCGACAGCATTCGACCTTACACATCTGCCACGGGCTAGAGTGAGTATTATATTtagtatattatttttgtttacaatattcaagagctagaattttttattaatacttgctacatttaatttttaatttattgagtatgagttttagttttttattaatgtgtggtagaatattattttcttatataattatatacataatGAAGGGTTACATCTGCAATTTGATCAAACCGTTATTAACACAGAAATATTGAGCGCACTGTTGTCGTTGTTAACGTTACATGCATATCAAAGAATGTTTTCCTCGAGGCGTCCATTTCCTAATGAAATCTAATTATCAGCATTTCTTACAAGCAGTGATTTATTAGTTTTAAACGTATggtatatttcaacaaaaagtattaattttatctCTCAATGAAACATAATAGTGATGAATTCTTTCGGTCGGAAAACTACCAGAATATCTTCAAAATCTTCCACACTGTTCAGTTTAAATAACTTTAATCCAATTGTGCGAACGCTATAAGAATGCTTGTCTTCATTTTATATTTGGGATGTCttgcaattattttttgacaaaaacctAAATCTTGCAagggttgtttttcaaaaaataaatattcattcgaAAAAATCTAAATACCCAGTTTTTCTCGGAAACGAAGTTAAGAGAGCAAAATTATTCCTTGGAAAAATTCTTACCAAAGGACCccctttataatttttaatctcacttcgcttttttgacaaactttttttttatttcggttttCACTGCTTTATAAAGATACttttttatctcgaaaatatTATCAGCTAAGGATAAAAAGTTCTTAGTGTTAAAAAAAAGGGAATATGATTAAATTTCTAGCTTTTctacctaaaataattaaatcaagaacattaaataagaaaaaaaagaaaatagtgaaattgagcagcaaagtttttcaagaaaacatagtGAGATTAACATTACAGACGGAGGGGCGAGGTCTTGTTGTAGAAACTTTTTGACGGAACAATTTTGCGTTTTTAACTTTTGTCATTTACCGCTTGGTTTTCGAAAAAACTGGGCAAGTGGATTTTTTGacataaggggccatccatataccacgtggacactttagggggggagggggggtatgaaaaaattccacgcttgtccacgaggggcgccggggggtcgagctagaatccacgtggacacacatttccctaaatctgtgaaaaaatatactgaaatgagacaaggtatactctaggtatactccaatttttatattgtgctcacgcacaatataatttttattttttttcacgactttttctttcaaattcaaatcatgtttaagctcacgttcctaagctaattcgaattttttcagccaattcattgCTCCTTTTGGACTTTGTATAgcccgggagctcgcgacaattctatggacgtcattttagtactcactaaaatttcagattcttttgtttttatagtcaacagttcgaaatttgttgactggctaacagctgttggtgtattttaCAACAATTGatcgttaaactcgtcaaaaattcgagtgaaaaaacgtcattttagtactcttcaaacgcacggggaatgattgtttggatgctaaaaactaacaataagtttgactggcagctcttgAGTGGTgacaaagttaactgggaaactgtcaaacatatcaaaaattcgagtgaagaaacgtaattttagtactcttgaaacccattgaggataaTTGTTTTGGTACAAACAActgacaaagaatttgactggcagctcccaaatggtgccaaagttaactggcagactgtgaaacatgtaaaaaattcgagtgaaaaaacgtcattttactactcttcaaacccattgaggatggtTGTCttagtgcaaacaactaacaaagaatttgactattagttcctgagtggtgccaaagttaactgggaaacttccaaacatgtcaaaaattcgagtgaaaaaacgtcattttagtactcttcaaacccattgaggatgattgttttggtgcaaacaactaacaaagaatttgactgtcagctcctgagtagtgccaaagttgactgacattttaatcagcaaccggatgaaagttttatccttttcattaactaaaattttaatctataggatacttctataaaaataatatgtatataaaaaaagaaactacgaaaatctcacttctTATGCAAATTCACatctcgcaacaatgggtttcaagagtactaaaatcacgtttcttgacttgaagtttgggcatgtttgacagtctgcctgGCAccgctcaggagctgccagtcaaacttcttagTAGTTgcttgcacctaaaaaatcatccccaatgggtttcaagagtactaaaattacgtttttttactcaaatttttgacatgtttcacggTCTGTTAGTTAACTatggcaccactaaggagctgccagtcaaacttattgttagtttttaacatccaaacaatcatttcccgtgggtttgaagagtactaaaattacgttttttcattcgaatttcggaccagtttaacgataaattgttgcaaaatgcaccaacagctgttaacTAGTCAACGAGTTTTGAACTtttgacatatgaaaacaaaagaatctgaaatttttgtgagtaCTCAAATAACATCCATGGAATTGTCGAGACcccccggacattttgaagactaataatatctatatttttataaaatacgtccacgtggacaaagtacggggGGGCGGGCATTTGTCAAAATTCCACGACTGTCCACGGGNNNNNNNNNNAAAGTGgggaaaaattgtccacgtggtatatggatggcccctaagaaCATCTGCCCATTGCGTGGACATACGCTCATCGCGCGCGCGCAAGCAGTTCAATGGTAtttttctgcttctgagtgagTTTATTGTAACAAtgcagtatttttagttttaacttaGCATTTTTAGTTCTAACTTATCATTTTCTATGAGTATgaatattaacccttaaacggccaaaacgccactaccgacacactgcttttcaacggccaataactaagactattcgacactagaaaaaattgagacccatatatttttattgcttaagatctcctctttctgaCGGTAccaatgaaatttctcaaaaaatttatttattatcccaaaatgcagtttaaacaaaaaaaaaacgtgatttttcgtgcctattttttttgtgaaccattttccaaagcttttcgaNNNNNNNNNNNNNNNNNNNNNNNNNNNNNNNNNNNNNNNNNNNNNNNNNNNNNNNNNNNNNNNNNNNNNNNNNNNNNNNNNNNNNNNNNNNNNNNNNNNNacgatgcttagaactatgaaaaatttttattgaaaaactatgcgcttttcggaaaatttgtcaagaataaaaagttcttgtaatcagccgagaaatacgccaGAATTTTGCCGGAGCGTttggagcaaaattttgaattttgcaaaaattattcatatgcaaaatccaaaattttgctcaaaacgcttcgaaaaaattcaggcgtattcctttgctgattacaagaactcatgaatgttttcacaaaaattttgccattaagacgccattttgaaaatactaaaacgaaaaatcgatctttgaaccatggattctcaaagtttaaacatttattccacccgttagtgagattccaggttaattactgactcgaaaagctttggaaaatggttcacaaaaaaaaataggcacgaaaaatcacgttttttttgtttaaactgcattttgggatactaagaaaattttttgaggaatttcattggcaccgtcagaaagaggagatcttaagcaataaaaatatatgtgtcacaattttttctagtgtcgaatagtcttagttattggccgttgaaaagcagtgtaccggtagtggcgttttggccgtttaagggttaaggggGTATCCCTATATAGATCGCGAAAAATCGAAGAAGactttggtaattttttgtaacaaatctaCACAATGTTTTGATCTCAAACTTGGACTGATATTTATTGACGTTTAAttacaatatacatttttttaaatgcaaaatgttaataaacaaatccGCCATGATGCGCGaaagttgacaaatttttttcccCTCTGGTTTTATGGGCAACGCCATCGGTCCTGTGCCTCTCTGAAACATTTCAGTCGACCAATCTACCTATTTtcaaaacatggaaaaattatttcacaaaatgagagaaaaacagtattttttgaaatttttatttttcattgtttatgcaaataagtggtaaaataattttgcacaaaaacaaAAAGGTATATTGATTagacaattaaattatctttaaaatggcGTTCTTTCTTCTtcgataagttgaaaattcgctgaGTTCTCGTGCCCATAAACTCGGATTACCGGAAAAATCTGTTTTCGAGATAAACGCGTTTAAAGTCCGAGCGCGCACCTACCTAACTGCTTCGCGCGCTAAAGGACGTTAGCGAAAATAGTCATAGAAGCTAAAACGCTCCGAATCTCggtctaaaattttaacagagtactcttgaaatgttatactttcgatttgtacaataaaaaaaatcgattttttcatccATCTATATAGGGATACCACCTTAACCTTAAGTAATATTCATATGAAACCTTACATTCGTTTCAACTTACGTTCTCAAATTCCATCCCTGATGTAAAATTGGATTGCAGTTTATTTTGAGATTTCGAGGTTAAGAGCAATCTGGCAAGAGCAAACTGCTCGCTGGATTAACCCTAGAATGATCCACGTAGCTGGCTCTCCTCTAACCGTCCACCGGGGTTGTACGCTACCCCACACTTGTACCGTGGCACAATGCTTTCTATTTCtagtataaaaattttaaggtagtgcattttttcgtttttgaatATAGAAAACAATTGTAATAATTTCTCAATAATATGACcgatttaaaaagaagaatagtCACACTTGAAGGGCATATAAGCTACTTTTGCCTTTTCTTagataaacataattatttgaacataaaAAGTAGAGGCAAATAGAGGAGTCAGATAAAtagtaaaaatctttaaaaaatattagtaaaattgatcattaaaatttgtatttattataaataatccaaattttttataaatactcaaaaatgaGGAAATAATACTTACAATATGGCTATTCATTCTACAGCGGAGCAATTAGATAAATTACTGAGACAATTCTCGAACTTAAACCGTCCACTGGGGTAATGCGCTTCCCCAGGCGATATTCACTCATGCAAAACACAGATGATCTCGCTCTTTGGCTAAGGTCGATTGCTGAGTAGTAGAAGTGAATTAAGGTTAGGGTTCCGGACCAAACTGCACATGCCCTTAGTCAGAAGCGTACCTTGAACTTTGAATGGAGTAGCGTAAAACCCTGGTGGATCGTTCTAGGGTTAAAAACCCCAAGTCATATCATTCAAAAGTTGTAAGTTTGCATTCTTCTTTCCTACTTTAATGCTGGTAAGTGTTATTTCTACACAAATTtatgaggaattttttttatgacaatttacGAAAATGTACAACTCAAAAAACTTTAcgaaaattctagattttttgtaatacaaaaagGTGGAAAATACCAATCTCAAAAGTTTCTACCTTATCCtgacaaatttgtcattttcccTGGCCAACAAGTTtatctttctaccaaaaaagacattttcgtattttttcacagaaaaatataatttttttatcgatattTGTATAAATaccacttatttacattaaagtgggaAAGAAGAATGTAATAttacaactttttaatgaaatcactTCAGTTCTTTAATTCTGCGAACTGATCCCTCTTGCAAGCGACTGCTCCTAACCTCGAAATCTCAATAAACTGCCATTACATTTTACATCAGGGACACAACTTAATAATGTACATTTAAACGAACGCCATGCTTCAtatgaatattacttaatgttaacgTTCATACTTATAGAAAATAATAcgttttaacgaaaaatactaACTTAAGGGGAGGTTCTAcacttcaagtttaaaaaaatacttttttttgttgcattttttgaatCTGTATGTATCTAAAAATGTGCCACTAAAATGATTTCGTCGAAAACATATTCCTTCCCACGTTTTTGGGACCTCCAAAGTACCCATTTTCGGCCTTCTAATGCGTCTTTGTGCGACGCGGTCGAGCTGTCGCATTTCCAGGAACAGATTTTTTCGCAGGCGTGTTATTTAGTCTATTTTtggcatgtttttaatttttgtgaatgtGTGTGTTTGAGCCTATGGTTACCATCCGAAATTCGATGGCTAGCCAGTGTCGTATCGAGTGTCGAGTCGAAAATACCTACGCGATTTCCCAAAAGTAACCTTTTTCGAGCTGGATGGTATGCCTTCTACTAGAAATATTTATCGAATTgactccattttttttatttattcagtaaACATGCCTCTCTGATCGGCCGAGcatgattttcaacattttaattaaatattgcattatttaaacaaatttgatgtagatttttatttggtttaacaCATCGACGCGTttactaaatttcttttaaaaatgaagtaagaCTAATTCTTATTCGTAGCGGAACGATAGACTAATGCTTATTCGTCATGGAATTATAGACACTTTCTTAACAAGAACGGAACAATAGCCTATTATTCTTAGAACCCATCGGGTTTACCTAACTTACTTAATTGTTTTCCCACAAAAACGTTGTTGCAACTGTCTAATTAAGTCCTTTTTGGTTTTTattcacaatataaaattttattgatgaaaaaaatacactgttaaaaaccttattttaatttatatttattacacaTTTCTATATTAAATCTGAAACCTCGGGATACGAAACCGCCATTAAGAgactatgtatattaaatttcatataccgcATATATTCATCATTTATCAGAAGAGTAAGATATCtgcactttacacaaattaaaaacaattttggcagtaattttcaattataaataataaaacgcaATATTTTCTccttgataaatataaattacagTGGTTTTTAAGTAGATAAGTTCAAATAAGCAAGTAACTAAGTAACCTAACCCTCAAGTACCTGTACTTACATTAAAATTCCAACATTCACAGCGAATTTTAGAAAGAAGTCCACCCTTGCGATGCACTTTCATTATAAGTAAGAATTCAGTCgaaaaatttaaggttattaattttttttaatttggcaagaTTTGTTGGCATCAAAGGACTTGGTGTTTTCCCGCACTTCGTTTTACCGACTTTAATATGAATGCATATTAATTTAACAACataatggtatattaaaattaatgtaagatATATGAAAACGACTTCactcacatgtatattaaatttcaaacagattttgtacattctcattcacgagagtgtaatgtaatcgtccaaattctcgatctctggtttttaacagatctttacgtGTCCGCACTCacagaatacaaaaattataaaattttatcggtgtctgtcagTCTTTCTGTCTGTCTATacgtctgtatgtatggttacctgaatgttgtagccacgctaacttttgaaggatttgtccaatccagtcagcctttgatacactttttatggtttccaaaatgaaggctaagttcgttaaacagatatttccaaccaaacttaaaaaatttagagcattttcaaaattaaattttttttcaaatttgaaattttttatcacagtttcttatagatgggtagaagacttgcaaattattttaaataaatttttttatttttatgaaaattagaatgcACATTTGTCCTCACTATTTACGTTTCGATCtctccgaaatcagtccaagcttatttgaaggcaacccacGACACTtcactgaaagcgagagtttggtgtaatttaggcaacaacaaaaaaacaaagagtttatacattttttttgaatatttgttggttgaacaACGTTTgtcctttcatttttttgtctcatgtgtcgtttttcgaaaaatttaatttttttatttttaatgttatttttaaatttttatctgcttacttgtatttatcatttatttatttactttgtataattacttgtattattaacacctagctaaaaattggcgttatttttttaaattaagagttcttattctgatccctctaatagcttaattggaaaagcacctgaccggaaatcagaagttttgtggttcgattcccaatggagtgaagatggagtaggatgtttttttcaagaaataattttaatgctatttttacgatcaaaagaaaatctacaaatcctatctaaaaattattaataacaagtTTGAAGATTCTTTTTAGTGGACAACTTTTAcctgttatattttttggtaccTTGTGttgtttagaacaaaaaaaattttatttagaatgttaaatttttacgATCAAAATGAAAACTAAGCGtaatatcaacaaattattaacgACAAGTTTGGatgagttttcactcttttttggaagagtaacttttgtttattcatttttagCATAGCTTGCATCGCTtgtcctaaaaatttatttttagttttttcgtttgtccaaatatttaatttcttctattttttacgaatagaacaaaaactacgtgccctataaaaaagtgaattcataataaatttgtagatgttttttgggtgcacaatttttgttaattcgtttttttcggatCATGCCTAaattgaccgcaaaatggaattttttattgttttttgtgcgatcaaaatttgaattttatgtttttcgaaaaaattcaaaaagctcttatgataatcttatagggctttaaaaacgcaacgtttttcttcttcagactttttttcatatcatgcgctgtggcttaaaatgtttattttcgtttacttgtttggatttttaaaatgcaaaaactgatgattttctttttatcgaaaaaaaaatcgtataaataaattgttcaagttttcgAGTACTATCAATagtcgtacatagaattttttaatattgaaaaaaaatagtcaaacaatttttgaaaatgctctaactttttgaatttgtatccaaaacagctagttaacgaactcgatctttcctTTTGGCTTCTAAATATGTGTGTGAAATTTGAACTTAATCCGATTATAGTCTTCTACAACAATGACGGCAACGACATACCATCGTAAATCcagttttttcggattcaggcggtctcgaaatgtggagatttaaagaaatcggcgatagtcagttttcagaTCAAAACAATACCTTTTCATcatgatgagaatttaataagcttttcCAAACACAGCTGCGTCGAGCATTTggatctttattaaaaaatatagttgtaAGACATCCCAGATACTTGTTTCTCACCACTGCCAGTCCCAAAAGCAGCACAATAAAAGCGTTTCACtgtaattgagttttcaaataaaaagctactttttgaaacgaaaataaaaacgtcaaatttttacTTGACAAATTCATTAAGAAAACTAactttcaaccagttgaattcaacaaaaaaagaattttctatcaattccGTTCGCATTCAAGCAAAAGAAACGAGAAATaggggaagtttcttaaaaacaagaaaaaataattcttttaaaaagggaAAACAGGGAAATAGAGAAAAGAATTTCCCAAGACtgcattaaataagaaaatataatataaaaaaagagaaatcatATTAATTAATAGATGACAAGAAATATAAAAACACAcaagtaaatatatttaaaaagtaatattgtaACCTAATAAATcgttaaaggaaattaaaaaaattgtttacagaaaaCACATTAATTTACTCCTAACGACCtaatttattttgactttatcttgtaacatgggaaaattttttCTCGTATCTGCCAAGAAAATATATTGAGATTAACCAAGATAAGTGAAAGATATTATATCAAAAGCATAACTTTAGAAGCTGCCAATATGTTCAAAATAATCTTAGTATCAAACGTAGTCAGATATACCAATCTTCACTGCAAAGATTAATTAATATGATATTTCATATCAATGAAATTCGTGGCGATTACGCGTGCCTATTGTTCAGAGGCAGAAGCTTCTTTTATTTATTGTAGCCAGATAAAAACATTAGAACCTGAAAATCCAAAATATATGATTAGCGAATTAACGTTCTCTCTTATCATCATACCGAAAATTCTTATGTCACATCTTTCAgataaactctttgaaatttgatagtgaagtatattttttatcatatcctaatttctaataaaattataaaaatgttgttttgatAACGTGCATTACCGACAGAAAGTTTAGGTATATATTTCCTTtgactgtttgaaaattcatatgtacTTCGCTTCAAAGATGAATATCTGTGCAGAAACTGAATCTACGACTTTGAAAGtatagaatcattaaaaaaattagtaaatttcgCGTCCGATTCGCCTTTGTTGTGATCATTTTGATTAcgtaatggaatttttttcaggaaCACTTTTCTACATTTGGCAAAGGATTGAACACAAggtttcaaaatgttcattttgctaaaaaaaaacttaagttttaaactatatatttatGACTATACTATATACTACTAtactatatattttattgtattttaaatcatACTAATTATAAAGtcgtaaatttagtttttttcaaatttacacgtctttgaaatgaattttcaaacagtcgAAAGATGTATCCTAACTTTCTGTCGGTAAAAAAACCCGAggcatttattcaaattatgttcttctaaacacattaattttattcataatagcGAATCAAATAACTGACGCAGATAAAAATATGTTTCCAGATGGAAATCTGTATTGATAATGTCGAATCtgcaaaaaatgcaatcaaaGGTGGCGCCTCTCGACTTGAAGTATGCAGTGCATTATCAGAAGGAGGTTTAACACCAACTCCTGGATTTTTATCCCTGATCAGAAAAATTTCCCCAATTAAAATTTATGCAATGATCAGAGTCAGAGCCGGAAATTTTGTTTATACTCGCGAAGAAATGGATGCAATGCTCATAGATATTGAAgctctaaaaaatctaaaaacagaCGGTTTCGTTTTTGGCGCCCTTACAGAGGAAGGAGAGATCCATGTCGATTTTTGCAAAGAAATTATCACTGCTGCAAGACCATTTCCTGTCACTTATCATCGAGCTTTCGACCAAGTTAACGAACCTCTAAAATCTCTAGAAACATTATGCGAAGTTGGATTCGAGAGGGTTTTAACTTCTGGCCAGAGATTGTCAGCTTTAGAAGgaatttctttaatcaaaaaactaATCGAACTAGCTCAAGCAAGAATTATAATCATGCCTGGTGCTGGAATCACTAAGGATAATTTAAAAGCTATTAAAGAAAAATCTGGTGCTAAGGAATTTCATGCCTCAGCGAAAAGggcaaaaaaatttctcaaacgcTCAACTGATGTCAAAATTGGAAGTGGGACTGACTTTTGTGTCATGGTAACTGATGAAGAATTGGTGAGAGAACTGGTCAATATTCTGAAAGAAAATAGATGACAATCtgagatttttatgaatttgtaccAATAAAGAACTTTTTTACACATTAAACATGTGAATATTATTAATTAGGTTTCTTAATTGCGACTCCTATTTATCAGTCATAATTTGATATGGCCTACTTAATAAGTTCATCATCTCTCAGGATTTTATCTAATACGCTTTGTTAAATCGAGCAAAGTTTGATGGCGATTCAACGATAAATTTGTACCAAAGATTGACATTAAAAACTATTGATTGATATGCGCGATGAATTATAAGGCACGTTTAAACTTACACGCaggtttaaatattatattttatgatttgaaTTCGTACACAGAAAAAACCTTTGATTTTGACGAAAGTCGGAATTTATATAGGGTAGGAgggtgggaggggggggggggtgccaaCCAGTGGggaaaaggtgattttccttatatcatggcaattatttaacaattttagttctactttgcattaaataaatctattttgtcagagagatagtgttacttactaaaatcttgaaaattgacgttgtaagaaaaaaattatacagaaaacagtttgtaccacgaaa carries:
- the LOC117167397 gene encoding copper homeostasis protein cutC homolog, with the protein product MEICIDNVESAKNAIKGGASRLEVCSALSEGGLTPTPGFLSLIRKISPIKIYAMIRVRAGNFVYTREEMDAMLIDIEALKNLKTDGFVFGALTEEGEIHVDFCKEIITAARPFPVTYHRAFDQVNEPLKSLETLCEVGFERVLTSGQRLSALEGISLIKKLIELAQARIIIMPGAGITKDNLKAIKEKSGAKEFHASAKRAKKFLKRSTDVKIGSGTDFCVMVTDEELVRELVNILKENR